One Mycobacteroides abscessus ATCC 19977 genomic window carries:
- a CDS encoding NRAMP family divalent metal transporter: MAFFNGVSRRYDADRHRPASAVMDSAHVGDIVGALGTIGQHENIEGRSRWQRFRMLLAVLGPGLIVMVGDNDAGGVATYAQAGQNYGMALLWTLALLIPVLYVNQEMVVRLGAVAGVGHARLIFSRFGRFWGAFSVGDLFVVNALTIVTEFIGVAMALSYFGLPRWISVPLSAVLLFAVVAGGSFRRWERFLFALIAINIVMIPMAILVHPSVSKTASGFVPSFPGGLNAELLMLIVAIVGTTVAPWQLFFQQSNIVDKRLTPRWIRYERVDLAVGIVVVMIGAVCIMGAAAFGLAGTDAGGDFTDAGAVARLLHEHVSPTVGALFAILLLDASLIGANAVGLATTYALGDTFGKRHSLHWKPTEAPVFYLGYAMLLVVAAAVSFSPDPVLGVLTQGVQALAGVLLPSATVFLVLLCNDKAVLGPWVNSTRQNIVAGVIVWVLVLLSLSLTAATFFPDLTTTQLKVFFVVGAGVGLLGGLFVSLAKSRAEHAAASAVAAELGGLDPDQVQDLDSMPRDRVLRRDIQWQERESWRTPALETLERPAWSPLRTAGMIALRGYLVVAVLLVGVKVAQTIIG, translated from the coding sequence ATGGCATTCTTCAATGGCGTCTCACGCCGGTACGACGCCGACAGACATCGCCCGGCAAGCGCTGTCATGGACAGCGCGCATGTCGGGGACATCGTCGGCGCTCTGGGCACCATCGGACAACACGAGAATATCGAGGGCCGCAGCCGTTGGCAGCGGTTCCGGATGCTGTTGGCGGTCTTGGGACCCGGTCTCATCGTGATGGTCGGTGACAACGACGCCGGTGGCGTGGCCACCTACGCGCAGGCCGGTCAGAACTACGGCATGGCGCTGCTGTGGACCTTGGCGCTTCTCATTCCTGTGCTCTACGTCAATCAAGAGATGGTGGTGCGGCTGGGCGCGGTCGCCGGGGTCGGGCACGCGCGGCTCATCTTCAGCCGATTCGGACGTTTCTGGGGCGCCTTCAGCGTCGGTGATCTGTTCGTCGTCAACGCATTGACCATAGTCACCGAATTCATCGGAGTCGCAATGGCACTGAGCTACTTTGGACTCCCACGCTGGATCTCGGTACCGCTGTCCGCGGTGCTGTTGTTCGCGGTGGTCGCCGGTGGCTCGTTCCGGCGATGGGAACGATTCCTGTTCGCCCTCATCGCGATAAATATCGTGATGATACCCATGGCCATTCTGGTGCATCCGTCGGTCAGCAAGACCGCATCTGGCTTCGTGCCCTCGTTTCCCGGGGGCTTGAACGCTGAACTGCTGATGTTGATCGTCGCGATCGTGGGCACCACGGTGGCGCCGTGGCAATTGTTCTTCCAGCAGTCCAATATCGTGGACAAGCGTTTGACGCCGCGCTGGATCCGTTATGAGCGAGTCGATCTTGCGGTGGGCATCGTTGTGGTGATGATCGGTGCGGTCTGCATCATGGGGGCCGCGGCATTCGGACTGGCCGGTACCGACGCAGGGGGAGACTTCACCGATGCGGGAGCGGTCGCGCGGCTACTACACGAGCATGTAAGCCCAACGGTGGGTGCGCTGTTCGCCATCCTGCTGTTGGATGCTTCGCTTATCGGAGCCAACGCGGTGGGGTTGGCCACCACCTACGCGTTGGGGGACACGTTCGGTAAGCGTCACTCGCTGCACTGGAAGCCGACGGAGGCGCCCGTCTTTTATCTGGGGTACGCGATGCTGTTGGTGGTCGCGGCGGCGGTTTCCTTCAGCCCTGATCCAGTGCTCGGAGTGCTCACCCAGGGCGTGCAGGCGCTCGCGGGGGTGTTGCTGCCATCGGCCACCGTCTTCCTGGTGTTGCTGTGTAATGACAAGGCGGTTCTGGGCCCGTGGGTGAACTCCACACGTCAGAATATTGTTGCGGGAGTTATCGTTTGGGTTCTGGTGTTGCTGTCACTGTCCCTTACCGCGGCGACGTTCTTCCCGGATCTGACCACCACACAACTCAAGGTATTTTTCGTTGTGGGCGCGGGCGTTGGCCTGCTGGGTGGGCTGTTCGTGTCCCTGGCCAAGAGCCGTGCCGAGCATGCTGCCGCCAGCGCGGTCGCCGCCGAGTTGGGCGGTCTGGATCCCGATCAGGTGCAGGACTTGGACTCCATGCCACGAGACCGAGTGTTGCGCAGGGATATCCAGTGGCAGGAGCGCGAAAGCTGGCGTACCCCGGCGCTTGAGACGCTCGAACGTCCGGCGTGGTCACCGCTACGCACGGCGGGCATGATCGCCCTGCGAGGCTATCTGGTGGTGGCAGTGCTTTTGGTAGGTGTCAAAGTCGCGCAGACCATCATCGGGTAG
- a CDS encoding potassium/proton antiporter, with protein sequence MSLHQLYLDLLIGGLVLLASIVGTRVATRIGFPSLLFFLLVGVVLGEDGLGLEFDNVELARNVCTAALAVILVEGGLTTRFADIRKVLAPAGALATVGVVVSTVVTAFGAHVLLRMDWQLALLLGAIVSSTDAAAVFSVLRVLPLPRRLAGLLEAESGFNDAPAVILVLMFSIVPFVFEPKSTAVQIVYELLAGSAIGLLCGFLGAMALRRVALPASGLYPIATFGIGLVAFAASGTVHASGFIAAYLAAVVLANSGLPHRSATRSFAEGLGWLAQIGLFVLLGLLVNPSELMDDLLPAILVGLVLLLVARPLSVVVSLIGFGVPWREQAFLSWAGLRGAVPVVLATFPIVAGVPDSYRLLNIVFVLVVVFTLVQGPSLRPVAHLLGLITREATREIQVEAAPLDVLDAELLTMKVQPASRLRNVTILELRLPDPAVVTLIIRQGNTFVPLPDTRIEPGDELMIVTTSKTRALTESRLRAVSRRGKLAYWFDEYGDVG encoded by the coding sequence GTGAGCCTGCACCAGCTGTACCTGGACTTGCTCATCGGTGGGCTGGTGCTGCTTGCCAGCATCGTGGGTACCAGGGTCGCGACTCGCATCGGATTTCCCAGCCTGCTGTTCTTCCTCCTAGTCGGAGTCGTCCTCGGGGAGGACGGGCTCGGCCTCGAGTTCGACAACGTGGAGCTGGCCCGGAATGTGTGTACCGCTGCGCTCGCGGTGATCCTCGTCGAAGGCGGTTTGACCACGCGGTTTGCCGATATCCGCAAGGTGCTTGCTCCTGCCGGCGCGTTGGCCACGGTCGGCGTGGTGGTCAGCACCGTAGTCACGGCGTTCGGTGCGCATGTGCTGCTGCGCATGGACTGGCAGCTGGCACTGCTGCTCGGCGCCATCGTGTCCTCGACCGACGCCGCAGCGGTCTTTTCGGTGCTGCGGGTGCTGCCGTTGCCGCGTCGGCTTGCGGGGCTGTTGGAGGCCGAGTCCGGGTTCAACGATGCCCCCGCCGTGATCCTGGTGCTGATGTTCAGCATCGTGCCTTTTGTGTTCGAGCCGAAGAGCACCGCCGTGCAGATCGTGTACGAACTGCTGGCCGGTTCCGCGATAGGTCTGCTGTGTGGCTTCCTGGGTGCCATGGCGCTGCGGCGCGTCGCGCTGCCGGCCTCGGGTTTGTATCCGATCGCGACATTCGGTATCGGCCTTGTCGCGTTCGCAGCGTCGGGCACCGTGCACGCCAGCGGTTTCATTGCCGCCTACCTGGCGGCGGTGGTGTTGGCCAACTCCGGCCTGCCGCACCGATCCGCCACCCGATCCTTCGCCGAGGGATTGGGCTGGCTGGCGCAAATCGGCCTCTTTGTCCTACTCGGGCTACTGGTCAATCCCAGCGAGTTGATGGATGACCTGCTGCCCGCCATCCTGGTGGGGCTTGTTCTGCTGTTGGTAGCTCGCCCGCTCTCGGTGGTGGTATCTCTCATCGGATTTGGCGTTCCCTGGCGCGAGCAAGCATTCCTGTCCTGGGCCGGACTGCGTGGTGCCGTACCCGTCGTGCTGGCGACCTTTCCCATCGTCGCGGGGGTACCCGACAGCTATCGTTTATTGAACATCGTGTTCGTGCTGGTGGTGGTCTTCACGCTGGTACAGGGGCCGAGCCTGCGGCCCGTCGCGCATCTACTGGGGTTGATCACGAGGGAGGCCACGCGCGAAATCCAGGTTGAGGCGGCTCCTTTGGACGTATTGGACGCCGAACTGCTCACCATGAAGGTTCAACCTGCGTCCCGGCTGCGCAATGTCACCATCCTCGAATTGAGGCTGCCCGACCCGGCGGTGGTCACGCTGATCATCAGACAGGGCAACACGTTCGTCCCGCTGCCTGACACCCGGATCGAGCCGGGCGATGAACTGATGATCGTCACGACCAGCAAGACCAGGGCGCTGACCGAGTCGAGGCTGCGGGCGGTGAGCAGGCGCGGAAAGCTCGCCTACTGGTTCGATGAGTACGGAGACGTGGGTTGA
- a CDS encoding potassium channel family protein: protein MRVAIAGAGKVGRSVARELVDYGHKILLIERERSNFEPQSVAGADWLNADACELDTLEEAGTETCDVVVAATGDDKANLVVGLLAKSEFGVPRVVARINDIRNQWLFGQAWGVDVAVSTPGAMVAGIEGAIDIGHLVRLMGLREGRADLTKLTLPQDNPLVGRRVADLELPPNTALVTVVRHGTVVTPSPGDLLEAGDEMLFIANSDVEYAIRAAIHGTGVLPES, encoded by the coding sequence ATGCGGGTCGCGATCGCCGGCGCGGGCAAGGTGGGCCGTTCCGTCGCACGCGAACTGGTTGACTACGGCCACAAGATCCTGCTGATCGAGCGCGAGCGCAGCAATTTCGAACCCCAGTCGGTGGCCGGTGCGGACTGGCTCAACGCCGACGCGTGCGAGTTGGACACTCTCGAGGAAGCGGGAACTGAGACGTGCGATGTCGTGGTCGCCGCGACCGGTGACGACAAGGCGAACCTGGTGGTGGGGCTGCTGGCCAAGAGCGAGTTCGGCGTACCGCGGGTTGTCGCCCGCATCAATGACATCCGCAACCAGTGGCTGTTCGGTCAGGCCTGGGGGGTCGACGTCGCGGTATCCACCCCCGGCGCCATGGTCGCCGGCATCGAGGGCGCCATTGACATCGGGCATCTGGTGCGTCTCATGGGATTGCGCGAGGGACGCGCAGACCTAACGAAACTTACTCTGCCACAGGATAATCCACTCGTCGGGAGACGAGTTGCGGACCTGGAACTACCACCGAACACCGCGTTGGTCACCGTGGTCCGGCATGGAACGGTCGTCACACCCAGTCCGGGCGATCTCCTGGAGGCCGGCGACGAAATGCTATTCATCGCGAACAGCGACGTCGAATACGCGATTCGCGCCGCGATCCACGGCACCGGCGTACTACCCGAGAGCTAG
- a CDS encoding three-helix bundle dimerization domain-containing protein produces the protein MTGVDEQVGIGQLVDDLQGRHPSVTRDVVDAVVRAVHARFDGSPVRDYVPLLVERRAREELALLSV, from the coding sequence GTGACAGGTGTCGATGAGCAGGTAGGAATCGGTCAGCTTGTGGACGATCTGCAAGGCCGACACCCCAGCGTGACTCGCGACGTGGTCGATGCGGTGGTGCGGGCGGTGCATGCTCGCTTCGACGGCAGCCCCGTGCGCGACTATGTTCCGCTGCTGGTCGAGCGGCGCGCCCGCGAAGAATTGGCGCTTCTCAGCGTCTGA
- a CDS encoding PepSY domain-containing protein: protein MRPSVGIASACTAAMLVAGGCGQAGPGGSQTGSIGVALPTTSGEATTSVTGGRGISVASARQALQTAGAAVPGGRPFDLETGSDEGQRVLEVKVASRGEEFKVVVAADGQQVVRQQQADKPSDDVAKAEGAKVDARRALQAAAGTDPGSTLSEMEIDTNYDGAVVWQVALVHRDGSTLQIDVDAKSAAISAR, encoded by the coding sequence ATGAGACCTTCGGTGGGCATCGCCAGTGCGTGCACGGCCGCCATGTTGGTTGCGGGTGGATGCGGCCAGGCCGGCCCCGGGGGTTCGCAGACCGGAAGCATCGGAGTCGCCTTGCCGACAACCTCTGGAGAAGCCACGACCTCGGTGACCGGCGGCCGCGGGATATCCGTCGCTTCCGCGCGGCAGGCATTGCAGACGGCGGGGGCGGCGGTGCCCGGCGGGCGGCCGTTCGACCTGGAGACGGGAAGCGACGAGGGGCAACGGGTGCTGGAGGTGAAGGTGGCGTCCCGGGGCGAGGAATTCAAGGTGGTCGTCGCGGCGGATGGACAGCAGGTTGTGCGACAGCAGCAAGCCGACAAGCCCAGTGACGATGTCGCCAAGGCGGAGGGCGCCAAGGTAGATGCGCGGAGGGCATTGCAGGCGGCTGCCGGTACCGACCCGGGTAGCACGCTGTCAGAGATGGAGATCGACACCAACTACGACGGCGCCGTGGTCTGGCAGGTTGCACTGGTGCACCGCGATGGCTCGACGCTGCAGATCGACGTGGACGCCAAGAGCGCGGCGATCAGCGCTCGCTGA
- a CDS encoding DUF6131 family protein gives MIILGAILLAAGYFLDIGLLWTAGVVLMVIGLVLLVAGRMGHAVGGRRHYY, from the coding sequence ATGATCATCCTCGGAGCCATCCTGTTGGCCGCCGGATACTTCCTCGATATCGGCTTGCTCTGGACCGCCGGAGTCGTCCTGATGGTCATCGGCTTGGTACTGCTGGTCGCGGGCCGCATGGGTCACGCCGTCGGGGGTCGTCGCCACTACTACTGA
- a CDS encoding MerR family transcriptional regulator produces MATDAEGVAVGWSTRELADLAGTSLRTVRHYHDVGLLGEPERRPNGYKSYGVAHLVRVLQIKRLTGLGLSLKQIAEMDEADENQQEALRALDAELAATIDRLQGVRDELAQIFSSEIAADLPREFGAAAVDMNFSETDRSLAFVMSRVLGPAGLQAFVGMFLDQQDRALDHELENLPADAGERTRADLAERMSLHAKRLYADHPGMLNSTADAPRGQRFAESTVARALLDLFNPAQLDVLIRVGAAVRSEPGEG; encoded by the coding sequence ATGGCAACGGATGCTGAAGGAGTGGCGGTGGGCTGGAGCACTCGAGAGCTTGCCGATCTTGCCGGCACCAGCTTGCGCACGGTGCGGCACTATCACGACGTCGGACTGCTCGGCGAGCCCGAACGTCGGCCCAACGGTTACAAGAGCTACGGCGTCGCACATTTGGTTCGGGTGCTACAGATCAAACGCCTGACCGGGCTGGGTCTTTCGTTGAAACAGATCGCGGAGATGGATGAGGCTGATGAGAATCAGCAGGAGGCGCTGCGGGCACTCGACGCGGAACTGGCTGCGACCATCGATCGGCTGCAAGGTGTGCGTGATGAGCTGGCACAGATATTCTCCAGTGAGATAGCGGCAGATCTTCCGCGCGAATTCGGTGCTGCTGCGGTCGACATGAACTTTTCGGAGACGGATCGATCACTCGCCTTCGTGATGTCCAGGGTGCTGGGCCCGGCCGGCTTGCAGGCCTTCGTCGGGATGTTCCTGGACCAGCAGGACCGCGCGCTCGATCATGAGCTGGAAAACCTGCCCGCCGATGCGGGCGAACGGACACGCGCCGATCTCGCAGAACGAATGTCGTTGCACGCTAAGCGGTTGTATGCCGATCACCCCGGAATGCTGAATTCGACCGCCGATGCCCCGCGTGGGCAGCGCTTCGCTGAAAGCACGGTGGCGCGGGCGCTATTGGATCTGTTCAATCCCGCGCAGCTTGATGTGCTGATCCGGGTCGGCGCCGCTGTGCGATCAGAACCGGGTGAGGGTTAG